Proteins encoded within one genomic window of Calonectris borealis chromosome 1, bCalBor7.hap1.2, whole genome shotgun sequence:
- the LOC142087071 gene encoding L-lactate dehydrogenase B chain — translation MATLKEKLMTPIAAGITVPNNKITVVGVGQVGMASAISILGKGLCDELALVDVLEDKLKGEMMDLQHGSLFLHTHKIVADKDYAVTANSKIVVVTAGVRQQEGESRLNLVQRNVNVFKFIVPQIVKYSPNCTILVVSNPVDILTYVTWKLSGLPKHRVIGSGCNLDTARFRYLMAERLGIHPASCHGWILGEHGDSSVAVWSGVNVAGVSLQELNPAMGTDKDAENWKDVHKQVVESAYEVIRLKGYTNWAIGLSVAELCETMLKNLYRVHSVSTLVKGMYGIENDVFLSIPAVLSASGLTSVINQKLKDDEVAQLKKSADTLWHIQKDLKDL, via the exons ATGGCCACTCTCAAGGAGAAGCTGATGACCCCCATTGCTGCGGGAATCACGGTCCCGAACAACAAGATaactgttgtgggggttggacaGGTTGGGATGGCCAGTGCTATCAGCATCCTTGGAAAG gGTCTTTGTGATGAGCTTGCTCTGGTTGACGTTTTGGAAGACAAACTAAAAGGAGAAATGATGGATCTACAGCACGGGAGCTTGTTCCTTCACACTCACAAGATTGTGGCGGACAAAG ACTATGCTGTCACAGCCAACTCCAAGATTGTGGTAGTAACTGCAGGGGTTCGTCAGCAAGAGGGGGAGAGTCGTCTCAACCTGGTTCAGAGGAATGTGAATGTCTTCAAATTCATCGTTCCGCAGATCGTCAAATACAGCCCCAACTGCACCATCCTGGTGGTTTCCAACCCAG TGGATATATTAACCTATGTCACATGGAAGCTGAGTGGCCTGCCAAAACACCGTGTGATTGGAAGTGGCTGCAATCTAGACACAGCTAGATTTCGCTACCTGATGGCTGAGAGACTTGGTATCCACCCAGCCAGCTGCCATGGCTGGATCTTGGGAGAACATGGTGACTCTAGTG TGGCTGTTTGGAGCGGAGTTAATGTGGCAGGCGTTTCTCTCCAGGAGCTGAATCCTGCCATGGGAACTGACAAAGATGCCGAGAACTGGAAGGATGTCCACAAGCAAGTGGTTGAAAG TGCCTATGAGGTGATCAGACTGAAGGGATACACCAACTGGGCCATCGGCCTTAGCGTTGCTGAACTCTGTGAGACCATGCTGAAGAACTTGTACCGGGTTCATTCAGTCTCAACACTGGTAAAG GGCATGTATGGCATTGAGAATGATGTCTTTTTGAGCATTCCTGCTGTCTTAAGTGCCTCTGGATTGACAAGTGTCATCAACCAAAAGCTGAAGGATGATGAGGTGGCTCAGCTGAAGAAGAGTGCGGATACGTTGTGGCACATCCAGAAGGATCTCAAAGATCTGTAA